AAGATGATTTTCCCGGCCGTGGCGTTTCTGATGGTGCTGGCGAATGTGACCACTCTGCCGCGATTCCGCCTGTTCAGCGGCGCGATGGTAGCGGTGTCAGTCTACCTGGCCATTCGCGCGGTGATGGCCTTCCACTACGGCATCGACCGCGAAACCTACACAATGGAGCAGTTCACGGAACAGAGCGAGGGCATGGAAGAACGCGAGGTCTTCTATCGCGCCTGCGGCCCCGGTTTTCTGGCCGATCCCAATGACTTCGCTCAGCACCTGACGCTGTCCATCGCGCTGTTGGGCGCCATCTGGAGGCCCCGTTCTCCGTTCCGGAATCTGCTTCTGATATTTGTCCCGCTGGTGATCATGTCCTATGGCATCTACATCACAGCTTCGCGCGGCGCTCTGCTGGGTATCTTTCTGTTGCTGGCGTTTGCGCTGAAAGACCGCCTGGGGATAGGCGGCCCCGTCTTGGGCGGCGCTATCGTGGTGGGACTGGTGACCTTTTTGGGATTTGGAGGCGGGCGGGCCATCTCGGTCTCATCCGGCAGCGGCGGCGGGCGCATGGATATCTGGTCTGACGCGCTATTCGCCTTTATGTCCTTCCCGTTCCGCGGCGTCGGTTTCGGTTCCATCCGCGATTACACCTACCTGACCGCTCACAACACGCTGTTGCTGTGCTTTACGGAGTTGGGCCTGATCGGCTACTTTTTCTTCGTGGGATTATTTGTGCTGACGCTTTGGCAGCTGCAGAGCGTGTTGAGACTGGTGCCGGCCGGCGTGCCCGCCAATACGGACACCTTGCGCGCAGTCAAGACGATCCGCAATTCGATCATCCTGTTTCTGGCTACCGGCCTGTTTCTATCCCGTACCTACGTGATCACGCCGTATGTGCTGCTGGGCCTCGGACTGGCCGTGTTCCTGATGGAAAGGGGCAAAGAAGGCTCGCCGGTGGCTGCGATCAAAGTGCCATGGGTGAAATACACCCTGATCAGCATGGCATCCAGTATCGTCCTGATCTATCTGGCTGTGCGCCTGCATTGGCTATGATGACACCCAACCTCTCCGGACAGTGGGCCGCGAAACTGCCTAGTCGGATTCCCTCGCTCGATGGGCTGCGCGCCATCAGTATCCTACTGGTGATTCTGGGCCACTCCGTCTCGAAACTCAGCCATCCGAAGGCCTATCAACTGCTGGGCCACTTCGGCAACCTAGGCGTGAAGGCCTTCTTCCTGATTTCCGGATTTCTGATCACCACGCTGCTGCTGAAGGAGTGGGACAAGTCCGGCGGCGTCTCTCTGAAGAACTTCTACATCCGGCGGTCGCTGCGAATCTTCCCCGCGTTCTTGGTGTACGTGGGGGTGGTGGTTGTGTTGGAAGCGCGAGGTATGATCACACTGGAACCCGGCGACGTCCTCCACGCGCTCACCTACACGATGAACTATCACATGACCCGGGGCTGGGTTTTGAACCATCTGTGGTCGCTCTCGGTGGAGGAGCAGTTCTATCTGCTTTGGCCGGCCGTGCTGCTGCTGGCCGCGCCGGTGCGCGCGTGGAAATTCGTCCTGGCTGCGGTGGCCGTGGCGCCGCTGATTCGCGCCGTGATGTGGTTTGGCTTCGGCGCCGGTCCCACCGCGGTCAGCCGTCATTTCGAGGCCGTCTGCGATGCCCTGGCCTGCGGCTGCGCGCTGGCGTTCTTTTATAACCGGCTAGGCGAACTGACGTGGTACACGCGGCTCATTCACGCCCGCTGGTATCTGCTGATTCCGCCCGCGCTGATGCTGATCGCCGCGCTGGGCCACAAGATCCATCCGTGGATCTACTACGTACCGGGCCAGACACTGGCCAATTTCGGAATTCTCCTGCTGCTCGACCGCTGCATCCGCTATCCGGAGGATTGGTTTGGCGATCTGCTCAACTGGTCGATTTTCCGGTGGGTGGGCGTCATCAGCTACTCGTTGTATCTGTGGCAGGAGTTGTTCCTGGACTACGAACCCGAGCACCTGGGCCTGACCTTGCCTTGGAACATGGTGCTCACCTTCGCGGTGAGCGCGGCCAGCTACTACCTGGTAGAGAAGCAATTCTTAAAGCTGAAGGAACGCGCCACCGGCCAGGCCAAGCGCCAGCCCGCAACATGAGGTAACGCGCCGCTCAGCGGGCCAACAGGCGGCGAAACAGCGCCTCGTACTCCAATTGAGTCTTCTCTATGCCGAATCGCTCGCAGGCGATCCGGCGCGCTGCCTCGCCCATGGCAGAGAGGTCCGGGCTGGCGGCGGCTTGCCTCATCGCGGCAGCCAGACTGCCGGCGTCACCCGGTTCGGCATAAAAAGCGACGCTGCCTTCGGGCGCCATCTCCGGAACGCCGCCGATGCGCGTGCTGACAATGGGCAGGCTGGCGGCCATGGCTTCCTGGACGACAATCGGCATGCCCTCGCTGATGGACGAGAGCACGAAGACGTCGAGATCCTTCAAAAACGAAGGAGGATCGGAGGTGATGCCGGGCAGATGGACGCTTTGCCTCAGTTGGAGTTGCTCCACCAGGGCGGCATTCGCCGCAGCCAGCGTTCCGTCTCCGGCGATGTGCAGTTCCGCCTGCGGGTAGTGCTGCAGAACCTGGGCAAAGGCACGGATGAGAACATCGTGCGCCTTGGCGGGCACCATGCGGCCCACGGTGCCAAAGCGCAGCCTGGGCCGAAAAGCGCCGGGCGTGGCGGGTTGCGCGAGGAAGCGCGCCAGGGGAACGCCGTTGTAGATCACCTGGCAGATATCCTGCGGAACGCCACGATGACGGACGAAGAACTCGCGGCCGTCCTCGCTGACCGTCACGACGCGGTCAGTCCACGGCATGGTGGCCCGGAAATAGTAGTCCTGGCGCCGGGCCGAGTGCAGCACTCCGAGACCGTGCCGCGTGTTGACGGTAACGCGCACGCCAGCACGCCACGCCGCCAGCAGGCCGTAGTGATGGATGACCGAGTTGTGGGTATGGACCACATCGGCGCGCAGCCGACGCAGTTCCGCCGCCATAGCGCGGATGTTGGACCAGGTGAAGCCCTTCTTCTTGTGAAACGCGATCACTGGCACTCCGGCTGCTTCCGCCTGGGCGGCCAGCGCGCCGGGATGGAAGACGCAAAAGATGGCGGGTAGATGGCCGGCCTGTTTCTGAGCGCTTGCCAGATCGACTGCCAGCCGCTCCAACCCGCCGACATCGAGCGTCTCGACCACCTGGACGATCCGCAGCGGCTCGCCGTTCATGCCGCGCCCCGCGTGATGCCGGTGAGGCGGGCCAGCAGCGCCACCGTGTTGGGCCGGGCATAGGCCTCGATGGCGGCGGCGTTAGGCGCGAAACCGGAGTTGACTTTGCCGGCGCGCCAATGCGTCCAGGCCTCCAGAATCATGGCCCGCAACGCCTCCGGATCCTCGGCGGAAGCCACTCTGCCGCCGCCGGTCTCGGCGATCACGCGGGCCACCTCGCCATCCGGCGGCGTGACGGCCAGCACCGGTTTCCCGGTGGCCAGATACTCGAACAGCTTGCCGGAATGGACGGTCTTCTCACCGATCAACAGCAGCAGATAATCGGTCTCCTCCAACAGCGCGAAGCCCTGGTGCTGGGGCAGGAACCCGTAGAGGCGCACCTCGGCGCGGCGGTTTCTCAGCATCGGTTCGGCCTCGCGGGCGACGCGGCCGATGAAGCGCGTCTCCACCTGCCCGCGCACCTCTTCCTGGAGGCTATCGACGGCATCCAGCCAAGCTTGGGGCGAATAGACCGGATTGGTGTAGACGCTGCCCATGTAGGTGACCACCATGCGGCCTGTGCCGTGCGGCCGCGGCCGAAAGTGGCGGAACATCTCGGGATCGTAGCCATTCGGCACGGTGAGAAACTTCGCGGGCGGCAGTTCGGGATAGCGGTTGATAAGGGCTCGGGTCCATTCCGGTGTCACAGTCACGACGTAGTCGGAGGACTCGACGGCGAGCCGCTCTTCGCTGAGGGCCAATTGGCGGCGGAAAGCGTCGTCGGCGGAGTTGTCCAATTGGGCGAGGTAGTAGCCGACCCATTGATCGCGGAAGTCACTGATCAAAGTGAGATGGGGGAATTGGCGCTTGAGATCGACGCCGATGCGCAGGGCGGAAAACGGGGGCACTGTCACCAGAATGGTATCGATGCCGTGGCGGCGCACCAACTGGGCTGCCTTGCGCAGGGCGAACGGCCGCCAGACCACCTGGGGGTCCGGCGAGAACAGGCGCTTGACGGCGGAGACGGCGCGGTGCTTCCAGCCGCTGGGCGGTGCGGGTGGAGCCACATCAGCACAATGTGCCATTGCTGGGCCTACAGCGCCGCTCGGAGCAATTTTGTTACTCGTCTCATGGGTATCTGATATCTCAGTCGTCACCGTGGCGGCGGCGCATTCAGTGGCCCGCGTTTGAGTCTTAGTTCCTGCGCTGCCCGGGGCGGGCTTTGCCAGCCGCTTCCAGATCCAATCGCGCCACCCATAGGGCACCTCCGGCGTGAAGGCGCCGTGGACGGGCGTTCCGGGCGGGATCATCTTCACCAGCGCCTCATCACGTACGGGCGGCGCGGCGTTGCTGGCGGTCAGGACATGGAGCCGGCAGCCGCAGGCGGGCAGATAACGGGCGTAGGCCAGGGCGCGCTGCACCCCGACCCCGCCCGAGGGCGGAAATAGGTAACTAATCAGCAGGACCGTGCGAGTGTCCGAGGCGGACATTGCTAAAGCCGGAAGATCTTCGGATCGGAGAATTTCTTCAGCGCATTGCGCGTATCGACAATCAGGCGGGCGTGCTCCACCACCGAGGCGTAATCCACTTGCTTGTGATCGGTGATGATGACGACGCAATCGGAGGAGGCGACGGCGGCATCGATAGGCAAGCTCTGGTGCTTGACGCCCTCGACGTCGATCGAGGGGATATAGGGATCGGAGTAGGTAACCACGGCGCCGCGCCGCGTCAGCAGGTGCATGATATCGAGCGCCGGGGATTCGCGCACATCGTCGATGTCGCGCTTGTAGGCGACGCCGAGGATATGGACATTGGAGCCCTTCAGCGGCTTGCACTGCTCATTGAGCGCGTTCTGCACCTTGTCGACGACGAAGTGCGGCATGGAGCCGTTGATATAGCCGGCGAGCTCAATAAAGCGCGCTTCGATGCCGGCCTGCTTGGTCTTCCAGGAAAGATAGAACGGATCGATAGGGATGCAGTGGCCGCCGAGGCCGGGGCCGGGATAGAAAGGCATGAAACCGAAGGGCTTGGTGGCGGCGGCGTCGATGACCTCCCAGACATTGATGTTGATGCGTTCGCACATCATGGCGAGCTCGTTCACCATGCCGATGTTGATCATGCGGAATGTGTTTTCCAACAGCTTCACCATTTCGGCGACGCGTGTGGAGCTGACCGGCACCACGGTTTCGAGCGCCTGCTGATAGAGGGTGGCGCCGGCCTTAGTGCAGGCGGCGGTGATGCCGCCGACTACTTTGGGGATGTTGTGGGTTTGGAAGTTGGGATTGCCGGGGTCGACGCGCTCGGGTGAGAAGCAGAGGAAGATATCCTCGCCAACCTTCAACCCCTTGGCCTCGATCATGGGCTGAATCAACTCGTCGGTGGTGCCGGGATAGGTGGTGGATTCCAGGATAATCAGCAAGCCGGGCCGGGCGTGTTCGGCGATGGACTGGGACGCAGAGACCACGAAACTCATGTCCGGGTCCTTGGTCTTGCGCAGCGGCGTGGGGACCGCGATGTTGATGGTGTCCATGCCGCTGACAGCGGCGAAATCGGTGGTCGCCTTCAGGCGGCCCGCCTTGACGAGCGCGGCGACCTCTTCGGTTGGCACGTCCTGGATATAGCTGATGCCTTGGTTGATTTGGTTGACCTTGTTCTCGGAGACATCGATACCGGTGACGGTAAACCCCACCTTGGCGAACTCGACGGCGAGTGGCAGGCCGACATAGCCCAGGCCCACCACGCCAACGTGGGCGGTCTTGTTGCCGATCTTCTCAATCAGCGAGTCGAAATGCTTAGTGCTCATAGTGGTTGTGAAATGAAGACGCGAATCCAGGATTTTAGGATAGCGTGGATGGCGGCCCGGGTTCTGATTCGCTTTCGCTTGCCGCCGGGGAACCGCCTCAGCCACAATGGAGAAACCCGCCGGGTGACACCGGCCGCCGCGCTGGAGCAGGATGTCCCCCCCCACAGCCTCAAATACTAAACTCATCGCCCGCAACTCTTTCTGGTACGGCATCGAAGTGGTGTTGGAAGTTTTCGTGGCGCTGGCCACTTCCATTCCCCTGGCGCGCGTCATCGGACCGGAGCGGCTGGGCTACTACGGACTGATGGTGTGGGTCGCCAATATGAGCAGCCTGTTGGGCTCCATGGGGGCGCCGGCGGCTACGCGCAAGTACATGGCCGAGCGGTTGGGCAAGGGCCGGCCCGGTGAGGCGCG
The nucleotide sequence above comes from Armatimonadota bacterium. Encoded proteins:
- a CDS encoding glycosyltransferase; its protein translation is MNGEPLRIVQVVETLDVGGLERLAVDLASAQKQAGHLPAIFCVFHPGALAAQAEAAGVPVIAFHKKKGFTWSNIRAMAAELRRLRADVVHTHNSVIHHYGLLAAWRAGVRVTVNTRHGLGVLHSARRQDYYFRATMPWTDRVVTVSEDGREFFVRHRGVPQDICQVIYNGVPLARFLAQPATPGAFRPRLRFGTVGRMVPAKAHDVLIRAFAQVLQHYPQAELHIAGDGTLAAANAALVEQLQLRQSVHLPGITSDPPSFLKDLDVFVLSSISEGMPIVVQEAMAASLPIVSTRIGGVPEMAPEGSVAFYAEPGDAGSLAAAMRQAAASPDLSAMGEAARRIACERFGIEKTQLEYEALFRRLLAR
- a CDS encoding acyltransferase, with product MMTPNLSGQWAAKLPSRIPSLDGLRAISILLVILGHSVSKLSHPKAYQLLGHFGNLGVKAFFLISGFLITTLLLKEWDKSGGVSLKNFYIRRSLRIFPAFLVYVGVVVVLEARGMITLEPGDVLHALTYTMNYHMTRGWVLNHLWSLSVEEQFYLLWPAVLLLAAPVRAWKFVLAAVAVAPLIRAVMWFGFGAGPTAVSRHFEAVCDALACGCALAFFYNRLGELTWYTRLIHARWYLLIPPALMLIAALGHKIHPWIYYVPGQTLANFGILLLLDRCIRYPEDWFGDLLNWSIFRWVGVISYSLYLWQELFLDYEPEHLGLTLPWNMVLTFAVSAASYYLVEKQFLKLKERATGQAKRQPAT
- a CDS encoding glycosyltransferase, with protein sequence MQRALAYARYLPACGCRLHVLTASNAAPPVRDEALVKMIPPGTPVHGAFTPEVPYGWRDWIWKRLAKPAPGSAGTKTQTRATECAAATVTTEISDTHETSNKIAPSGAVGPAMAHCADVAPPAPPSGWKHRAVSAVKRLFSPDPQVVWRPFALRKAAQLVRRHGIDTILVTVPPFSALRIGVDLKRQFPHLTLISDFRDQWVGYYLAQLDNSADDAFRRQLALSEERLAVESSDYVVTVTPEWTRALINRYPELPPAKFLTVPNGYDPEMFRHFRPRPHGTGRMVVTYMGSVYTNPVYSPQAWLDAVDSLQEEVRGQVETRFIGRVAREAEPMLRNRRAEVRLYGFLPQHQGFALLEETDYLLLLIGEKTVHSGKLFEYLATGKPVLAVTPPDGEVARVIAETGGGRVASAEDPEALRAMILEAWTHWRAGKVNSGFAPNAAAIEAYARPNTVALLARLTGITRGAA
- a CDS encoding O-antigen ligase family protein, which encodes MGFIITTAVIVLLYLSPAATIPWLAQYGFMPALIVLGCLVTVVGFLGSRLSFTEPQIILLLFFCGWTTISPALHGWVGGLAPTFMKMIFPAVAFLMVLANVTTLPRFRLFSGAMVAVSVYLAIRAVMAFHYGIDRETYTMEQFTEQSEGMEEREVFYRACGPGFLADPNDFAQHLTLSIALLGAIWRPRSPFRNLLLIFVPLVIMSYGIYITASRGALLGIFLLLAFALKDRLGIGGPVLGGAIVVGLVTFLGFGGGRAISVSSGSGGGRMDIWSDALFAFMSFPFRGVGFGSIRDYTYLTAHNTLLLCFTELGLIGYFFFVGLFVLTLWQLQSVLRLVPAGVPANTDTLRAVKTIRNSIILFLATGLFLSRTYVITPYVLLGLGLAVFLMERGKEGSPVAAIKVPWVKYTLISMASSIVLIYLAVRLHWL
- a CDS encoding nucleotide sugar dehydrogenase; translation: MSTKHFDSLIEKIGNKTAHVGVVGLGYVGLPLAVEFAKVGFTVTGIDVSENKVNQINQGISYIQDVPTEEVAALVKAGRLKATTDFAAVSGMDTINIAVPTPLRKTKDPDMSFVVSASQSIAEHARPGLLIILESTTYPGTTDELIQPMIEAKGLKVGEDIFLCFSPERVDPGNPNFQTHNIPKVVGGITAACTKAGATLYQQALETVVPVSSTRVAEMVKLLENTFRMINIGMVNELAMMCERININVWEVIDAAATKPFGFMPFYPGPGLGGHCIPIDPFYLSWKTKQAGIEARFIELAGYINGSMPHFVVDKVQNALNEQCKPLKGSNVHILGVAYKRDIDDVRESPALDIMHLLTRRGAVVTYSDPYIPSIDVEGVKHQSLPIDAAVASSDCVVIITDHKQVDYASVVEHARLIVDTRNALKKFSDPKIFRL